A single window of Nocardia sp. NBC_01327 DNA harbors:
- a CDS encoding GGDEF domain-containing protein yields the protein MPIRLDSRTSTIVRATIREWARAVHPTGTTVPALGPAEVERIFTRIIGELLELAGSEPFPVPAARAIGRRLAESPFDRTRMLAPASRALLGLAPGEPGSLIATRWPFIASQAIDSYAEALQQRALAQQERSLSEAVSVRVQEIAALQTRLRHEATHDALTDLANRSLLKERVRLMATDPVRGVGLLLIDLDDFKQINDGYGHSVGDEVLVTIAQRLRATCPPETVISRYGGDEFVVALPARRNALGELAMRVLAALCEPVYTAAGPVPASASVGTAFCPPGRDCDFPNLLRSADRAMYSAKTAGKRQFAVSELDPEEVDSDAPGPRFAAVAG from the coding sequence ATGCCCATCCGACTCGACAGCCGAACCAGCACCATCGTCAGGGCCACTATCCGGGAGTGGGCACGAGCAGTGCACCCGACCGGCACCACCGTGCCGGCGCTCGGCCCGGCGGAAGTGGAACGCATCTTCACCCGCATCATCGGTGAACTGCTGGAACTAGCCGGATCCGAACCGTTCCCGGTACCCGCGGCCCGCGCCATCGGCCGCCGGCTCGCGGAATCACCGTTCGACCGCACCCGCATGCTCGCACCGGCCAGCCGGGCCCTGCTGGGTCTCGCACCCGGCGAACCGGGATCGCTGATCGCCACCCGCTGGCCGTTCATCGCCAGTCAGGCCATCGACAGTTATGCCGAAGCCCTGCAGCAGCGGGCGCTCGCGCAGCAGGAACGCAGTCTCTCGGAGGCGGTCTCGGTGCGGGTGCAGGAAATCGCGGCACTGCAGACCAGGCTGCGGCACGAGGCCACGCACGATGCGCTGACCGATCTGGCCAATCGCTCGCTGCTCAAGGAGCGGGTGCGGCTGATGGCCACCGATCCGGTGCGCGGGGTGGGGCTGCTGCTCATCGATCTGGACGATTTCAAGCAGATCAATGACGGCTACGGGCATTCGGTCGGTGACGAGGTGCTGGTCACCATCGCGCAGCGGCTGCGCGCCACCTGCCCGCCGGAAACGGTGATCTCCCGCTACGGCGGCGACGAGTTCGTGGTCGCGCTGCCCGCGCGCCGCAATGCGCTGGGTGAACTGGCCATGCGCGTGCTCGCGGCGCTGTGCGAGCCCGTCTATACGGCGGCCGGGCCGGTCCCGGCGTCGGCGAGTGTGGGCACCGCCTTCTGCCCGCCCGGCCGCGATTGCGACTTCCCGAATCTGCTGCGCAGTGCCGACCGCGCCATGTACTCGGCGAAGACGGCGGGCAAGCGGCAGTTCGCCGTCTCCGAGCTCGACCCCGAGGAGGTCGATTCAGACGCCCCGGGTCCACGATTCGCCGCTGTCGCCGGGTGA
- a CDS encoding DUF1542 domain-containing protein → MATVVVLLLVVVVAALAVLVVNRGRQTRANTQLADAKAEARRVIERLGGQVYNLTGSDDPSRQALADAGERFNAAGAQIEQATTPAQARLAKETALEGLYYVSAARSAMGMDPGPAVPELDGQRSAGKVTEPRTVDYEGRTLTASPTPSDHTPNYYPGGRVAGRPVPAGWYSEPWWRTALVAGAWGVGSVLLFDALFTGMSGVDYNAAAFENGYGDGYQDGQDANTGDPASYDSGNYDSGAADPGYIDPRSDLGGSDFGDYGDFGGMDSFDGGGF, encoded by the coding sequence GTGGCTACGGTAGTCGTCCTACTCCTTGTCGTCGTGGTCGCCGCGCTGGCGGTACTGGTCGTCAATCGCGGCAGGCAGACCCGCGCGAACACCCAGCTCGCCGATGCGAAAGCCGAGGCGCGGCGGGTCATCGAACGGCTCGGCGGACAGGTCTACAACCTGACCGGATCCGACGATCCCTCCCGCCAGGCCCTGGCTGACGCCGGGGAACGATTCAATGCCGCGGGCGCACAGATCGAGCAGGCCACCACCCCCGCCCAAGCGCGCCTCGCGAAAGAGACCGCCCTGGAAGGGCTCTACTACGTGAGCGCCGCCCGCTCCGCCATGGGCATGGATCCCGGCCCGGCCGTCCCCGAACTCGACGGCCAGCGCAGCGCGGGCAAGGTCACCGAACCCCGGACCGTCGACTACGAAGGCCGCACCCTCACGGCCTCCCCCACCCCGTCGGACCACACCCCCAACTATTACCCCGGCGGCCGAGTCGCGGGCCGCCCCGTCCCCGCCGGCTGGTACTCCGAACCCTGGTGGCGCACAGCCCTCGTCGCGGGCGCCTGGGGCGTCGGCTCGGTCCTGCTCTTCGACGCGCTCTTCACCGGCATGTCCGGCGTCGACTACAACGCCGCCGCCTTCGAAAACGGCTATGGCGACGGCTACCAGGACGGCCAGGACGCGAACACCGGCGACCCTGCCTCCTACGACAGCGGAAACTACGACAGCGGCGCGGCCGACCCCGGCTACATCGACCCCCGATCAGACTTGGGCGGAAGCGATTTCGGCGACTACGGCGATTTCGGCGGCATGGACAGCTTCGACGGCGGCGGCTTCTAG
- a CDS encoding glycosyltransferase 87 family protein, giving the protein MALTLLFTALHGFLDLQVYRVGTLGWLHHGGLYGPTLPVRGHTDLPFTYPPSAALLMVPLAVVPLWLAELLVTASSLACLTITLWLVLSRVRPDLELRSKVMLTGTAVAVMLAIEPVRTTMWFGQINLVLMAAVALDCLTVKPRWPRGVLIGIAAVTKLTPAAFILYFLIRKDWKAAGTAAATAATVVGAGFLLFPKESRQYWFHAVSDTNRIGSPDYVGNQSIKGTVFRLGLTHSAATVVWLGLGLAVVCAGVVLMQHLFTAEKASAAPTTPITVLSVTALLVNAAVLLLISPVSWTHHWVWVAPALVTAAAWTTTNPRFAPYAAIAGFATLFMVGPGLVPNGKHRELNWSWWQHLPGDAYIIATVALLAVGLWQLFTLRLRESQSPTTTSTRSV; this is encoded by the coding sequence GTGGCCCTGACCCTTCTCTTCACGGCGCTGCACGGCTTTCTGGATCTCCAGGTCTATCGGGTCGGCACGCTGGGCTGGCTGCATCACGGCGGACTGTACGGTCCGACGCTGCCGGTGCGCGGGCACACCGATCTGCCCTTCACCTATCCCCCGTCCGCGGCGCTCTTGATGGTTCCGCTGGCGGTGGTGCCGCTCTGGCTGGCCGAACTGCTGGTAACGGCAAGTTCGCTGGCCTGTCTCACAATCACGCTGTGGCTGGTGCTGTCGCGGGTTCGACCGGATCTGGAACTGCGCAGCAAGGTCATGCTGACCGGGACCGCGGTCGCCGTCATGCTCGCGATCGAACCGGTCCGGACCACCATGTGGTTCGGTCAGATCAATCTGGTCCTCATGGCGGCGGTCGCCCTCGACTGCCTGACCGTGAAGCCCCGCTGGCCGCGCGGAGTGCTCATCGGCATCGCGGCGGTGACAAAACTGACCCCGGCGGCGTTCATCCTGTACTTCCTGATTCGCAAGGATTGGAAGGCCGCGGGCACGGCGGCGGCGACCGCGGCGACGGTGGTCGGAGCCGGATTCCTGTTGTTCCCCAAGGAATCACGGCAGTACTGGTTCCACGCCGTCAGCGATACCAACCGCATCGGCTCGCCGGACTATGTGGGCAATCAGTCCATCAAGGGCACGGTTTTCCGTCTGGGCCTGACACATTCGGCCGCCACCGTGGTCTGGCTCGGTCTCGGCCTGGCCGTCGTCTGCGCGGGCGTGGTGCTGATGCAGCACCTCTTCACCGCCGAAAAGGCTTCCGCCGCACCGACAACACCCATCACGGTGCTGTCGGTCACCGCGCTGCTGGTGAATGCCGCAGTGCTGCTGCTGATCTCACCGGTGTCCTGGACCCACCACTGGGTGTGGGTCGCGCCCGCCCTGGTCACTGCTGCGGCATGGACAACCACCAACCCGCGCTTCGCGCCGTACGCCGCCATCGCCGGATTCGCCACGCTGTTCATGGTCGGCCCGGGACTGGTGCCCAACGGGAAACACCGCGAGCTCAATTGGTCCTGGTGGCAACATCTTCCGGGCGACGCCTACATCATCGCCACCGTCGCCCTGCTCGCGGTGGGCCTGTGGCAGTTGTTCACACTGCGCCTCCGCGAGAGTCAGTCCCCGACTACGACGTCCACCCGATCGGTGTAG
- a CDS encoding alpha/beta fold hydrolase, whose protein sequence is MRNTVKNTSDSIWTGMVTVEDTALAVTDTGGPGIPVIYLNGQFATQGYWRKVVEDLGPGFRHITFDERARGKKSKDSADYSFEACVRDVDAVLAARGVDRVLVVGWSYGAFVAAYWASRNPDRAIGAVLVDGAQPNDWLDDAMEQRIRKLFKRIGWFAPLLRPTGLVPRLNAEQMAECNIELGRVARERTLGPVLDAITVPTRYVLASGASFGSKGEEQELIRASLDGVTARNSNIEISAKVASNHDAILKKDFHAVGDAAREVVAAAGAA, encoded by the coding sequence ATGCGAAACACAGTGAAGAACACGAGCGACTCGATCTGGACCGGAATGGTTACTGTCGAGGACACCGCGCTGGCCGTCACCGATACCGGGGGGCCCGGGATTCCCGTGATCTACCTCAATGGCCAGTTCGCCACTCAGGGGTACTGGCGGAAGGTTGTCGAGGACCTCGGTCCCGGGTTTCGGCATATCACCTTCGACGAGCGGGCTCGCGGCAAGAAGTCGAAGGATTCGGCCGACTATTCGTTCGAAGCGTGCGTTCGCGACGTCGATGCGGTGCTCGCAGCGCGGGGTGTGGATCGGGTGCTGGTGGTGGGCTGGTCCTACGGTGCGTTTGTCGCGGCGTACTGGGCGAGCCGGAATCCGGACCGTGCCATCGGTGCGGTGCTGGTCGACGGGGCCCAGCCGAACGATTGGCTCGATGACGCCATGGAGCAGCGGATTCGGAAGCTGTTCAAGCGGATCGGCTGGTTCGCGCCGCTGCTGCGGCCCACAGGCCTGGTCCCGCGATTGAACGCCGAGCAGATGGCGGAGTGCAATATCGAACTGGGCAGGGTGGCCCGCGAGCGCACGCTCGGTCCGGTGCTGGACGCGATCACCGTGCCGACGCGGTACGTGCTCGCTTCGGGGGCATCCTTCGGAAGCAAGGGTGAGGAGCAGGAACTCATTCGTGCCAGCCTCGACGGGGTGACCGCCCGCAACTCGAACATCGAGATCAGCGCGAAGGTCGCCAGCAATCACGATGCGATCTTGAAGAAGGACTTCCATGCCGTCGGCGACGCCGCACGCGAGGTGGTCGCGGCCGCAGGCGCGGCCTGA
- a CDS encoding phosphatase PAP2 family protein: MVDHEVKVSGSSLSGGGAGSRVIPAAGVLAAVVLLAVVQVWASTHGVMGPLRSLLDDYLGNPQSAAVSWAGLGLACVGVPARARVVSLAAAAILELMTLGVQVLCGWHVSIGTGPTLALTALTVTACRWQGRQRRTALHAIAFGVLLIMASKVADTWLLVSIIAGPRVLDQYVQLADRALGEPAWVVGRALEALGPIPSHVLHVVYIQLPVAAMVVAVWQLRNVTTSPWPQHSLLRTFLALGVIGPIGYVLFPVVGPVFAYGPLGHGLQLGNWPDALPALTYAPKPMLFDTATARNCMPSMHTAWATALFIHSRNAPRWLRWAGALWLVCTLLATLGFGYHYGSDLVAGVVLCLTVESILRDPDSGWHRYRVRIVSLGVTTLAGLLLSYRFLAVTMAEYPVLAGLAVLGALATVSLVFYATWFASAGSRLGHWGGRDATDSSHLLATPTMQSGQLARKPKG; this comes from the coding sequence CTGGTCGACCATGAGGTGAAGGTTTCCGGCTCGTCGCTGTCCGGCGGCGGGGCCGGTTCTCGGGTCATACCTGCCGCCGGAGTGCTCGCGGCAGTGGTGCTGCTGGCGGTCGTTCAGGTGTGGGCGTCGACGCACGGGGTGATGGGACCGCTACGCAGCCTGCTCGACGATTACCTGGGCAATCCGCAGTCGGCGGCCGTGTCCTGGGCGGGGCTGGGGCTGGCGTGCGTGGGCGTGCCCGCGCGCGCGAGGGTGGTCAGTCTGGCCGCGGCGGCGATTCTGGAACTGATGACGCTGGGTGTGCAGGTGCTGTGCGGATGGCATGTGTCCATCGGCACCGGCCCGACCCTGGCCCTCACCGCATTGACGGTGACGGCGTGCCGCTGGCAGGGCAGGCAGCGGCGTACGGCCTTGCACGCCATCGCATTCGGTGTGCTGTTGATCATGGCGTCGAAGGTCGCCGACACCTGGCTGCTGGTCAGCATCATCGCCGGTCCGCGGGTCCTCGACCAATACGTTCAGCTCGCCGATCGGGCGCTGGGAGAGCCGGCGTGGGTGGTGGGCCGCGCACTTGAAGCTCTGGGCCCCATACCGTCGCATGTGCTGCACGTGGTGTACATCCAGCTGCCGGTGGCGGCGATGGTGGTCGCGGTGTGGCAGCTGCGCAATGTGACGACGAGCCCCTGGCCGCAGCACAGCCTGCTGCGCACCTTCCTGGCGCTCGGCGTCATCGGCCCGATCGGGTACGTGCTGTTCCCCGTGGTCGGCCCGGTTTTCGCCTACGGACCGCTGGGCCACGGCCTGCAACTCGGTAACTGGCCAGATGCGCTGCCCGCCTTGACATACGCGCCGAAACCGATGCTTTTCGACACCGCCACCGCCCGCAATTGCATGCCGTCGATGCATACCGCCTGGGCGACAGCGCTGTTCATCCACTCCCGCAACGCACCGCGGTGGTTGCGCTGGGCGGGTGCGCTCTGGCTGGTGTGCACGCTGCTCGCGACGCTGGGCTTCGGCTACCACTACGGCAGCGATCTGGTGGCCGGTGTGGTCCTGTGCCTGACGGTGGAGTCGATCCTGCGCGATCCGGACAGCGGCTGGCACCGCTACCGCGTGCGCATCGTCTCGCTCGGTGTCACGACGCTCGCCGGACTGCTGCTGTCCTACAGATTCCTCGCCGTGACCATGGCCGAGTACCCGGTGCTTGCCGGGTTGGCGGTGCTGGGCGCGCTGGCTACCGTTTCGCTCGTCTTCTACGCGACGTGGTTCGCCTCGGCCGGGAGCCGTCTGGGGCACTGGGGCGGCCGGGATGCGACAGACTCCAGCCATCTACTGGCCACTCCCACAATGCAATCCGGACAACTCGCGCGAAAGCCGAAAGGTTAG
- a CDS encoding DUF427 domain-containing protein has translation MTARERRIPGPDHPITVEKTGQRVIARVGGRVIADSVQALTLQEGNSPAVQYIPIDDVDQAVLAPSTAQTYCPYKGDASYYSITLPEGDLADVVWSYREPYESVAAIADHVAFYTDRVDVVVGD, from the coding sequence ATGACCGCACGCGAACGCCGAATCCCCGGACCCGACCACCCGATCACCGTCGAGAAGACAGGTCAGCGCGTGATCGCACGGGTCGGCGGACGTGTCATCGCCGACTCCGTCCAGGCCTTGACCCTGCAGGAGGGAAATTCCCCGGCGGTCCAGTACATCCCGATCGACGATGTCGACCAGGCGGTGCTCGCGCCCAGCACCGCCCAGACGTACTGCCCGTACAAGGGTGACGCGTCCTACTACAGCATCACCCTCCCCGAGGGGGACCTTGCCGACGTGGTGTGGTCCTACCGTGAGCCGTACGAGTCTGTCGCGGCCATCGCGGACCACGTCGCCTTCTACACCGATCGGGTGGACGTCGTAGTCGGGGACTGA